The following coding sequences are from one Triticum dicoccoides isolate Atlit2015 ecotype Zavitan chromosome 4A, WEW_v2.0, whole genome shotgun sequence window:
- the LOC119289255 gene encoding BEL1-like homeodomain protein 3 isoform X1, whose protein sequence is MVTKRLQESGSPKQARPVATDSANGPLMLLRLREQCCREHHPAASPAGPLALTLGAPAAKTDDVCRCCCASDADAPALAPGVMPSVDSVLSGSRYLRPVQELLRDAVSAVVVGGDDDESAGGGSEDDAPGEEALREIRLRAAATRRRGIQAKNDGGAGAVQAKLLGLLSELEGRQEHYFQELSRVASSFEPALGPAATAGYTSLMSRAMTRHFANLRRAILRKLAAVARPAPAPRARLWTNDDSEEEEDDEDDDEYDPAQTEDMVSRLVRRTKQAVAARAAEQVCKPLRGLPEGSVAVLRAWLFNHFIDPRYPSDNEKLRLAVSTGLSRRQISNWFINARVRLWKPMIEEMYADEFSDVSSRDDDAGGGGAAASSQ, encoded by the exons ATGGTGACCAAGCGCCTCCAGGAAAGCGGCTCGCCGAAGCAAGCTCGTCCTGTCGCCACCGACAGCGCCAACGGCCCGCTGATGCTGCTCCGTTTGCGGGAGCAGTGCTGCCGCGAGCACCACCCGGCTGCCTCGCCCGCTGGCCCGCTGGCGCTCACGCTCGGCGCCCCGGCGGCAAAAACCGACGACGTCTGCCGGTGCTGCTGCGCGAGCGACGCGGACGCGCCGGCTCTGGCGCCTGGGGTTATGCCGTCGGTGGACTCGGTGCTAAGTGGCTCCCGGTACCTGAGGCCCGTGCAGGAGCTGCTGCGCGACGCGGTCTCCGCCGTCGTcgtcggcggcgacgacgacgagagcGCGGGGGGAGGCAGCGAAGACGACGCGCCCGGCGAAGAGGCTCTCCGAGAGATCCGTCTGCGGGCGGCAGCCACGCGCCGCCGCGGCATCCAGGCCAAGAACGACGGCGGCGCCGGCGCGGTGCAAGCCAAGCTCCTCGGCCTTCTCAGCGAG CTGGAGGGGCGGCAGGAGCACTACTTCCAGGAGCTGAGCCGCGTGGCGTCGTCGTTCGAGCCGGCGCTGGGGCCCGCCGCGACTGCCGGGTACACGTCCCTCATGTCGCGGGCCATGACGCGCCACTTCGCCAACCTGCGCCGCGCCATCCTCCGCAAGCTCGCCGCGGTCGCaaggccggcgccggcgccgagggCGAGGCTGTGGACGAACGATgacagcgaggaggaggaggacgacgaagacgacgacgagtaCGACCCCGCGCAGACGGAGGACATGGTGAGCAGGCTGGTCCGGCGGACGAAGCAGGCCGTGGCGGCGCGGGCGGCAGAGCAGGTGTGCAAGCCGTTGAGGGGCCTGCCGGAGGGGTCGGTGGCCGTGCTCCGGGCCTGGCTCTTCAACCATTTCATAGATCC CAGGTACCCCAGCGACAACGAGAAGCTGAGGCTGGCCGTGAGCACGGGGTTAAGCAGAAGGCAGATATCCAACTGGTTCATCAACGCGCGGGTGCGGCTGTGGAAGCCCATGATCGAGGAGATGTACGCCGACGAGTTCTCCGACGTCTCCTCCAGGGACGACGACGCTGGCGGGGGCGGCGCCGCGGCGTCCTCTCAATGA
- the LOC119287076 gene encoding ankyrin-1-like yields the protein MECADFRVALGFERAIRRDRPYGGYPRLPSEGSPQMAFFDAAFQGDLPRLRELASGRDAKGMAWLADVCLVGAGPFQTAARLGKLDAVRCMVEELGFDVNAGSQAGVTALAAAAADGRMHVMSYLLDKGADPNKPANSGHYPLHHAAKHGRDEAARLLLSRGASIDVAYIGLTPLHFAAGYGMIGVMKVLLEHHADPNKVSEEGSTPLTEALHGTDSGVPESTSLKCVKLLVEAGADVNSANSETPLVIAKRYGLTDCVKYLSKVKHEKNTNLQLKSYAEKAIKRKDYHGASKFYTEAIELDPSDATLYSNRSLCYLQMTEADKAVRDANTCIKLRPEWIKGYYRKGAALLSLEDYKGASDAFMAGLQVDPENVEMEKAFMEAIEGIKKDHLAGKGSKPSD from the exons ATGGAGTGCGCAGACTTTAGAGTTGCGCTCGGCTTCGAGAGAGCCATTCGACGCGACCGTCCGTACGGCGGGTACCCACGCCTCCCGAGCGAGGGCTCGCCGCAGATGGCCTTCTTCGACGCGGCCTTCCAGGGCGACCTTCCCCGCCTCAGGG AGCTGGCGAGCGGCAGGGACGCCAAGGGGATGGCCTGGCTTGCCGATGTGTGTCTCGTCGGCGCGGGCCCTTTCCAGACCGCGGCACGCTTGGGGAAACTGGACGCCGTCAGGTGCATGGTGGAGGAGCTGGGCTTCGATGTCAATGCTGGCAGCCAAGCCG GTGTAACTGCTTTGGCTGCTGCTGCAGCGGATGGAAGAATGCATGTTATGAGTTACCTTCTGGACAAGGGGGCCGATCCGAATAAGCCAGCCAATTCAGGGCATTATCCTCTTCACCATGCTGCAAAACATG GGCGTGATGAAGCAGCACGATTGTTGCTATCTAGAGGAGCTAGTATTGATGTAGCTTATATTGGTCTGACACCACTACATTTCGCTGCTGGCTATGGGATGATTGGTGTCATGAAAGTTCTGTTGGAGCACCATGCAGAT CCGAACAAGGTCTCAGAAGAGGGAAGTACTCCGCTGACTGAAGCACTTCATGGTACCGATTCAGGAGTACCTGAATCTACTTCACTGAAGTGTGTCAAGCTGCTTGTGGAG GCAGGCGCAGATGTAAATTCTGCTAATAGCGAAACTCCGTTGGTAATAGCAAAACGTTATGGCTTAACTGATTGTGTCAAGTACCTGTCAAAG GTTAAGCATGAAAAAAATACAAATCTTCAGTTGAAATCATATGCCGAGAAAGCTATTAAGAGAAAGGACTACCATGGCGCGTCAAAGTTCTACACCGAG GCGATTGAGCTGGACCCTAGTGATGCAACTCTGTACTCAAACAGGAGCCTTTGCTACCTGCAAATGACTGAAGCAGATAAGGCTGTGCGCGATGCTAACACTTGCATAAAACTGCGGCCCGAATGGATCAAAGGTTACTACAGGAAAGGCGCTGCTCTCCTGTCGCTCGAG GACTACAAAGGAGCTAGTGATGCATTCATGGCTGGGCTGCAGGTGGACCCTGAAAATGTTGAGATGGAGAAAGCGTTCAT GGAAGCAATTGAGGGAATTAAGAAGGACCACTTGGCTGGAAAAGGCTCCAAGCCATCTGATTAG
- the LOC119289255 gene encoding BEL1-like homeodomain protein 3 isoform X2 encodes MVTKRLQESGSPKQARPVATDSANGPLMLLRLREQCCREHHPAASPAGPLALTLGAPAAKTDDVCRCCCASDADAPALAPGVMPSVDSVLSGSRYLRPVQELLRDAVSAVVVGGDDDESAGGGSEDDAPGEEALREIRLRAAATRRRGIQAKNDGGAGAVQAKLLGLLSELEGRQEHYFQELSRVASSFEPALGPAATAGYTSLMSRAMTRHFANLRRAILRKLAAVARPAPAPRARLWTNDDSEEEEDDEDDDEYDPAQTEDMVSRLVRRTKQAVAARAAEQVCKPLRGLPEGSVAVLRAWLFNHFIDPYPSDNEKLRLAVSTGLSRRQISNWFINARVRLWKPMIEEMYADEFSDVSSRDDDAGGGGAAASSQ; translated from the exons ATGGTGACCAAGCGCCTCCAGGAAAGCGGCTCGCCGAAGCAAGCTCGTCCTGTCGCCACCGACAGCGCCAACGGCCCGCTGATGCTGCTCCGTTTGCGGGAGCAGTGCTGCCGCGAGCACCACCCGGCTGCCTCGCCCGCTGGCCCGCTGGCGCTCACGCTCGGCGCCCCGGCGGCAAAAACCGACGACGTCTGCCGGTGCTGCTGCGCGAGCGACGCGGACGCGCCGGCTCTGGCGCCTGGGGTTATGCCGTCGGTGGACTCGGTGCTAAGTGGCTCCCGGTACCTGAGGCCCGTGCAGGAGCTGCTGCGCGACGCGGTCTCCGCCGTCGTcgtcggcggcgacgacgacgagagcGCGGGGGGAGGCAGCGAAGACGACGCGCCCGGCGAAGAGGCTCTCCGAGAGATCCGTCTGCGGGCGGCAGCCACGCGCCGCCGCGGCATCCAGGCCAAGAACGACGGCGGCGCCGGCGCGGTGCAAGCCAAGCTCCTCGGCCTTCTCAGCGAG CTGGAGGGGCGGCAGGAGCACTACTTCCAGGAGCTGAGCCGCGTGGCGTCGTCGTTCGAGCCGGCGCTGGGGCCCGCCGCGACTGCCGGGTACACGTCCCTCATGTCGCGGGCCATGACGCGCCACTTCGCCAACCTGCGCCGCGCCATCCTCCGCAAGCTCGCCGCGGTCGCaaggccggcgccggcgccgagggCGAGGCTGTGGACGAACGATgacagcgaggaggaggaggacgacgaagacgacgacgagtaCGACCCCGCGCAGACGGAGGACATGGTGAGCAGGCTGGTCCGGCGGACGAAGCAGGCCGTGGCGGCGCGGGCGGCAGAGCAGGTGTGCAAGCCGTTGAGGGGCCTGCCGGAGGGGTCGGTGGCCGTGCTCCGGGCCTGGCTCTTCAACCATTTCATAGATCC GTACCCCAGCGACAACGAGAAGCTGAGGCTGGCCGTGAGCACGGGGTTAAGCAGAAGGCAGATATCCAACTGGTTCATCAACGCGCGGGTGCGGCTGTGGAAGCCCATGATCGAGGAGATGTACGCCGACGAGTTCTCCGACGTCTCCTCCAGGGACGACGACGCTGGCGGGGGCGGCGCCGCGGCGTCCTCTCAATGA
- the LOC119287075 gene encoding ankyrin repeat and protein kinase domain-containing protein 1-like, producing MRQSPSPAAMDTPNFRVKLGFERSLRRNRPYGGYPRLPSEGSPQMAFFDAAAEGNLPRLRELARGRDADGLAWLADVCLVGGGPLQTAARMGKLDAVRCMVEELGFDVNAGSQSGLTALTAAAVDERMHVMRYLLDKGADVNKPVYSGHSPLHHAAKYGRDEAARLLLSRGASVDSTFRGLTPLHFAAGFGMIGVMKVLLEHHADPNKISEQGRTPLTAALYATDSGLPESISLKCVKLLVEAGTDVNAANIETPLVIATSYGLTDCVKYLLKAGADPNIPHIHTGAKPIELAAIRGRRKLVELLFPLTSPIQTVRNWTVEGIIAHAKRPSKPSKPTVKHDKSTKVQLKSFGEKAIKRKDYHGASKFYTEAIELDPSDATLYSNRSLCYLQTTEADKALHDANTCIKLRPEWIKGYYRKGAALMSLEDYKEACDAFMAGLQLDPGNAEMEKVFMEAVEEMKKDHLARKGSKPSD from the exons atgcgccAGAGCCCGTCGCCGGCGGCAATGGACACCCCGAACTTTAGAGTCAAGCTCGGCTTCGAGAGATCCCTTCGACGCAACCGCCCGTACGGCGGGTACCCGCGCCTCCCGAGCGAGGGCTCGCCGCAGATGGCCTTCTTCGACGCGGCCGCCGAGGGCAACCTTCCCCGCCTCAGAG AGCTGGCGAGAGGCAGGGATGCGGATGGGCTGGCCTGGCTTGCCGACGTGTGTCTCGTGGGCGGGGGGCCGCTTCAGACGGCGGCACGCATGGGGAAACTGGATGCCGTCAGGTGCATGGTGGAGGAGCTGGGCTTCGATGTCAATGCGGGCAGCCAATCTG GTTTAACTGCTCTGACTGCTGCTGCAGTGGATGAAAGAATGCATGTTATGAGATACCTTCTGGACAAGGGGGCTGATGTGAATAAGCCAGTCTATTCAGGCCATTCTCCTCTTCACCATGCTGCAAAATATG GACGTGATGAAGCAGCACGATTGTTGCTATCCAGAGGAGCTAGTGTTGATTCAACTTTTCGTGGTCTGACACCACTACATTTTGCTGCTGGCTTTGGGATGATTGGTGTCATGAAAGTACTGTTGGAGCACCATGCAGAT CCAAACAAGATCTCAGAACAGGGACGTACTCCGCTGACTGCAGCACTTTATGCCACCGATTCAGGACTACCTGAATCTATTTCACTGAAGTGTGTCAAGCTGCTTGTGGAG GCAGGCACAGATGTAAATGCTGCTAATATTGAAACTCCATTGGTAATAGCAACTAGTTATGGCTTAACTGACTGTGTCAAGTACCTGTTGAAGGCTGGTGCAGACCCTAATATCCCACATATTCAT ACTGGTGCCAAGCCAATAGAACTTGCTGCAATCCGTGGAAGACGGAAGCTTGTGGAGTTACTATTTCCTTTAACTTCTCCTATTCAAACTGTACGAAACTGGACCGTTGAAGGAATTATTGCCCATGCCAAAAGGCCCTCTAAGCCCTCTAAGCCAACG GTTAAGCATGATAAAAGTACGAAAGTTCAGTTGAAATCATTTGGTGAGAAAGCTATTAAGAGAAAGGACTATCATGGCGCGTCAAAGTTCTACACCGAG GCAATTGAGCTGGACCCTAGTGATGCGACGCTGTACTCAAACAGGAGCCTTTGCTACCtgcagactactgaagcagataaggcTTTGCACGATGCTAACACTTGCATAAAACTGCGCCCTGAATGGATCAAAGGTTACTACCGGAAAGGAGCCGCTCTCATGTCGCTCGAG GACTACAAAGAAGCTTGTGATGCATTCATGGCTGGACTGCAGCTGGATCCTGGAAACGCCGAGATGGAGAAAGTGTTCAT GGAGGCGGTCGAGGAAATGAAGAAGGATCACTTGGCTAGAAAAGGCTCCAAGCCATCCGATTAA